The following DNA comes from Winogradskyella sp. PG-2.
AAGGCCGGTGCTACCTTTCACGATATAGGTTTAAGCTCGATTGATCTAATTGATGAGGACGATCCTTTCTTTCAAAACAATATTAGTGAAACAACCCCTAATATTGGTGCTGGTTTCTTTTACTATACCAATAAATACTATTTATCTTTATCGGTTCCTAATTTATTGTCATCAGTGCATTTGGATGCAAATGGCTTTAAAATAGGTTCAGAAACGCAACACTACTTTTTAACAGGTGGATATGTTTTTGATTTGTCACCAAACACAGAGCTGAAACCTTCATTCATGGTTAAATCTGCATTTAATGCACCAACCTCATTTGATTTAAACGTTAATGCTCGATTCTATAAGAGATTTGAAATTGGAGCTTCATACAGATTGGATGATTCATTTTCTGGCTTAGTTAATTTTGCGTTATCACCAACAGTAAGAATTGGCTATGCTTATGATGCTGTATCATCTGACATTAAGGCTTATGCACCAGCTTCTCATGAAGTAATGCTTTTATTTAACCTTAATTTTCCAAAACGTATTTCTCGTTCACCAAGATATTTTTAATCAGATAAGCTAAAGAATTATGAAAAACCTAAAAACAATATTATTCATTACATTGATGAGTAGCCTTTGCTTAACTGCTCAAAATCGTGATACAAAAAAAGCAGATAAACAATTTTCTAGACTAGAATTTGTTAAAGCCGCTGAAAATTATAGTGCATTGGTCGAAGATGGAAAAGGTGACACATACATTTATGGAAGACTCGCGGATAGCTATTATAACATATTCAATACTTTTGAAGCTGAACGTTGGTACTCCAAAGTTTTAGAATCTTCAGAGAGCCCTGAAATGATTTATAAATATGCCCAAATGCTAAAAGCAAATGGGAAATATGAAGCTTCTAATCAACAAATGGATCGTTTTGCTTCTATGCGTCCATCAGACAATAGAGCAACTACTTACATTAAAAACAAAAATTATCTTCCTAAAATATTAGAACAAGGAAAAAAGTTTAATATTCAAAATGCTGATTTCAACTCTGATCAATCAGATTTTGGTGGCATTTTAAACGATGGTAAATTATATATTAGTTCTAGTCGAAATGAAATTCGAAAAAATTATGGTTGGAATGACCAACCATACCTAGATATCTATACAGTTTCTAAAAACTCTGATGATACGTATCAAGAACCTATTATAGCAAATTATATATTAAATACTAAATATCATGAAGGTCTGGTTTCATTTACACCTGACGGTAACACAATGTATTTTACACGTGAAAGTTATTATGAAAATATTTATCAGAGAGATACTTTAAGTAAAAGAACACGTTATAGCCAAATATTTCTATACAAGGCAACCAAATTAGATTCAGATTGGGATAATGTTGAAGGCTTACCTATAAATAGCGAAAATTATTCTGTAAAAAATCCATCTGTAAGTTCTGATGGTACCACTATGTATTTTGCTTCCAATATGCCTGGTGGTTATGGAGATTTTGATATTTATAAAGCACCTATAAACGCCGACGGAACTTTAGGTGAAGCCGTAAATATGGGGCAAAAA
Coding sequences within:
- a CDS encoding type IX secretion system membrane protein PorP/SprF, with the protein product MKKLSIIAVLLLAFQMHGQQDPQYTQYMYNMNIVNPAYAGSRENLSFGLLYRNQWINIDGGPETGTFFVHSPAGNNLGLGLSVISDRIGPVKETNVYADVSYTLRLGGEHRLAFGVKAGATFHDIGLSSIDLIDEDDPFFQNNISETTPNIGAGFFYYTNKYYLSLSVPNLLSSVHLDANGFKIGSETQHYFLTGGYVFDLSPNTELKPSFMVKSAFNAPTSFDLNVNARFYKRFEIGASYRLDDSFSGLVNFALSPTVRIGYAYDAVSSDIKAYAPASHEVMLLFNLNFPKRISRSPRYF
- a CDS encoding OmpA family protein, with the translated sequence MKNLKTILFITLMSSLCLTAQNRDTKKADKQFSRLEFVKAAENYSALVEDGKGDTYIYGRLADSYYNIFNTFEAERWYSKVLESSESPEMIYKYAQMLKANGKYEASNQQMDRFASMRPSDNRATTYIKNKNYLPKILEQGKKFNIQNADFNSDQSDFGGILNDGKLYISSSRNEIRKNYGWNDQPYLDIYTVSKNSDDTYQEPIIANYILNTKYHEGLVSFTPDGNTMYFTRESYYENIYQRDTLSKRTRYSQIFLYKATKLDSDWDNVEGLPINSENYSVKNPSVSSDGTTMYFASNMPGGYGDFDIYKAPINADGTLGEAVNMGQKVNTEGQEMFPYISSKNILYFSSDGHLGLGGLDVFYTKEIDGKMAPIRNVGIPINSNGDDFAFNIVEETEEGFVSSNREGGKGGDDIYIFKKLQPLCDVLIAATVLDDKTREPISGATVSLFDIEGNKISTKTTNEEGITEFIVECETDTELEVTMNDYDSKRVTVKGSNEEELDVQISLDPIEKLIVADKIELAPIYFEYDKSNVTAQAAFELDKLVQIMNKYPELVINATSHTDYIGSNSYNMRLSDRRAKTTVQYVISKGIDESRISGMGKGETEPKIDCGTKCTDEERQLNRRSEFIIVSGAPQTKQ